The Megalops cyprinoides isolate fMegCyp1 chromosome 10, fMegCyp1.pri, whole genome shotgun sequence genome window below encodes:
- the LOC118784463 gene encoding 1-phosphatidylinositol phosphodiesterase-like: MRNTVYEKHLSHPLCVCLLIVVFGISCQESDSSFNDEERLQLPESYHMKWMNMVDDNKFVSDITIPGTHDTMALHGGPAAECQAWSLADQLRAGVRYLDLRVFAFEHELYIMHGVIYQHTTFKDVLETVKTFLGEFNSETVLMRVKPVLIDKGEVQGMVQEVVADDNDVWVEPSIPRLGEVRGKVVLVQKSSFKLGIPIQSTDMEGDYEVTNIQDKENMIAKHLEEAKGKCGGNDLVLTYSSGTGIGTLKAMFLTPKKVAEKVNPWLDEYLKTLPTKTPRPCFGVIAMDFPGLGLLQTVIGLNDQ; encoded by the exons ATGAGGAACACAGTCTATGAGAAACACCTGAGCCATCCTCTCTGCGTCTGTCTGCTGATTGT agtTTTTGGCATATCTTGCCAAGAAAGTGATTCATCTTTTAACGATGAAGAAAGACTTCAACTCCCAGAATCCTATCACATGAAATGGATGAATATGGTTGACGACAACAAGTTTGTGTCAGATATCACCATCCCCGGCACTCATGACACCATGGCTCTTCATGGGGGCCCTGCAGCAGAATGCCAGGCCTGGAGCTTAGCGGACCAGCTGAGAGCAGGGGTGCGCTACCTGGATCTCAGAGTGTTCGCTTTTGAACATGAGCTGTACATCATGCATGGTGTGATCTACCAACACACTACGTTCAAGGACGTGCTGGAGACAGTGAAGACGTTTTTGGGAGAATTCAACAGTGAAACTGTTCTAATGAGGGTGAAGCCAGTTTTGATTGACAAGGGGGAGGTCCAGGGGATGGTTCAGGAAGTAGTGGCAGACGATAATGATGTTTGGGTTGAGCCTTCCATACCAAGATTGGGTGAAGTAAGAGGAAAGGTAGTCTTAGTGCAGAAGTCTAGTTTCAAGCTTGGCATACCCATCCAGAGCACTGACATGGAAGGTGACTATGAGGTTACTAATATTCAAGATAAGGAAAACATGATTGCAAAACACCTAGAAGAGGCTAAGGGAAAATGTGGGGGAAATGACCTAGTTCTGACCTACTCAAGTGGTACTGGTATTGGCACGCTAAAGGCAATGTTCTTAACTCCCAAAAAAGTAGCTGAGAAGGTTAATCCATGGCTTGATGAGTACCTGAAAACGCTTCCCACCAAAACTCCAAGGCCATGTTTTGGTGTAATTGCCATGGATTTTCCTGGTTTGGGTCTTTTACAAACAGTAATTGGGCTCAATGATCAATAA
- the LOC118783920 gene encoding uncharacterized protein LOC118783920 — protein sequence MTISVSKSEGVTVVTMTSDPGSSCPLAFQLLGNLCCSPVCAVSHGLRRLLAGTLPALGIIQILVGLFNIGLGVILLNGRDWSFLSWNGTPYWLGGLFIAAGIMSILGERFPSPCLVFLTTCMNLASACLAVTAIVLYSVDLANGYNLSWSCKSYEPESTSNSYNRRRYWETTISPEERSQKESLRKKNFEICHNARSILIVLLGGMDVLLIIFAVLQLCVTISASVLSVKALCKNGRQGKPKADPELCKPLLDEITTNPTV from the exons ATGACGATATCTGTGTCAAAAAGTGAGGGAGTGACTGTTGTcaccatgacctctgacccaggAAGCAGTTGTCCCTTGGCGTTCCAGCTGTTAGGTAACCTATGCTGCAGCCCAGTTTGTGCTGTGTCCCATGGACTGAGGAGGCTCCTGGCTGGTACCCTGCCAGCACTGGGG ATTATTCAGATCTTGGTTGGGCTATTCAACATCGGTCTTGGCGTAATCCTCCTGAATGGAAGAGACTGGTCTTTCCTGTCTTGGAATGGTACCCCCTATTGGCTGGGTGGACTG TTCATTGCTGCTGGCATCATGAGTATACTTGGTGAAAGGTTTCCAAGTCCTTGTCTA GTGTTCCTGACCACCTGTATGAACCTGGCTAGCGCCTGTCTGGCAGTTACTGCCATTGTGCTGTACTCTGTGGATCTGGCCAATGGGTACAACCTTTCCTGGTCCTGCAAATCATATGAGCCTGAAAGCACGTCCAACAGTTACAATCGACGTCGCTACTGGGAGACGACAATTTCCCCTGAAGAAAGAAGCCAGAAAGAGAGCCTTAGGAAGAAAAACTTTGAAATTTGCCACAATGCTCGCAGCATCCTCATT GTATTGCTGGGAGGAATGGATGTTTTGTTGATCATCTTTGCGGTTCTCCAGCTCTGTGTCACCATCAGTGCCTCTGTTCTGAGTGTGAAGGCTTTGTGTAAGAATGGAAGGCAGGGCAAG CCCAAAGCAGACCCTGAACTCTGCAAGCCTCTTCTGGATGAGATCACCACCAACCCTACGGTGTAG
- the LOC118783918 gene encoding transmembrane protein 176B-like, producing the protein MSVSVSKNEGMTVITMTSDPGSSCPLAFQLLGNLCCSPVCAVSQGLRRLLAGTLSALGTVQIMVGLFNIGLGVIHLNESNTFLSWSGAPYWLGGLFIAAGIMSVLGERFPSSCLVFLTTCMNLASGCLALIAIALYSMDLVNEYDGFHVSRSCKSYAPEYGPDSYNRRRYWETTISPEERSLKESLSRKNFEICHNTRNILLVLLGGMDILLIILAVLQLCVTVRACSLSMKALCENRGEGKPKPEPELYRPLLDEITTNPTV; encoded by the exons ATGTCGGTGTCTGTGTCGAAAAATGAGGGAATGACTGTGATcaccatgacctctgacccaggAAGCAGTTGTCCCTTGGCGTTCCAGCTGTTAGGTAACCTATGCTGCAGTCCAGTTTGTGCTGTGTCCCAGGGACTGAGGAGGCTCCTGGCTGGTACCCTGTCAGCACTGGGG ACCGTACAGATCATGGTTGGGCTGTTCAACATTGGTCTTGGGGTAATCCACCTGAATGAAAGCAATACTTTCCTCTCTTGGAGTGGTGCCCCCTACTGGCTGGGTGGACTG TTCATTGCTGCTGGCATCATGAGTGTACTTGGTGAAAGGTTTCCAAGTTCTTGTCTA GTGTTCTTGACCACCTGTATGAATCTGGCTAGCGGCTGCCTGGCACTGATTGCCATTGCGTTGTACTCCATGGACCTGGTCAATGAGTACGATGGGTTCCATGTGTCCCGGTCCTGCAAATCATATGCGCCTGAATATGGACCTGACAGTTACAATCGACGTCGCTACTGGGAGACAACAATTTCCCCTGAAGAACGCAGCCTGAAAGAGAGCCTCAGCAGGAAAAACTTTGAAATTTGCCACAACACCCGCAACATTCTCCTG GTGTTGCTTGGAGGGATGGACATTTTGCTGATCATCCTTGCGGTTCTTCAGCTCTGTGTCACCGTCAGGGCCTGTAGTCTGAGTATGAAGGCTTTGTGTGAGAacagaggggagggaaag CCCAAACCAGAACCTGAACTCTACAGGCCTCTTCTGGACGAGATCACCACCAACCCTACGGTGTAG